One Aneurinibacillus migulanus genomic window, ATTGCCAATATGGCTTATGTGGTGGCGAGCCCGTAAGAGTGTCGTGATTCAGGGAGGATAAGGGTAGCTGATTTTTAGGAGAGAGAAAACACTTGGTATACAAGGGTTTCTCTCTTTTTTCTTGCAGAATTTCTGAAGGTGTCTAGTAGGTGCTTGTTTATGTCGAACTTGTATATACGTTCAATGTAGTATGGATGGTGGTAAATGGAGTTTTAGTGAAGGCTTAGACGTATCGAGGTGTGTTTGCTCTAAATTAGTTTTCTGATTCGTTCCTCAGATTCTTTCTTTTGTTAGCACTTTTTCTCATTAAGGGAATAAGATATAGTATAGCTAATTAAATCATTTCCTTTAACCTCTTCTTTGCTCTAAGGAAGGGGTTTTTATTTTTTGAACAGCTATTTGTTCCATAAACTTATTCACCTTCCGACTTTTAAAAATATGAAATTGCTTGCAAAAGTTTCTTTCTTCAAGAAGGATTACCGGCTATTCTTGTCGAATTTTGTATATATTTGGAATGGTCAATGGTTTAATAAGGAGCAGAATGATGGCTGGACAAGTCTATAACACAAAAAAGTTAGAGCTTAATCGAGTGGTCTTTCTTGGAAGAACGTGGGAGGAATATTTATTAATTTTTGATTTGAAAGAGGAACAATTAATTGGAAAGAGCGTGCTTGATTGTCCTGGTGGGGCATGTTCATTTACTGCGATAGCAAATCAACGTGGCATTAGATCTGTCGCAGCTGATCTTGCATATTATCATTCAGTTGAGGCTCTTAAAGAAAAAGGATTGCAGGATATCGAATATATCATTCCAAAAATTGAACAAGTTAAAGATAATTACCGCTGGGACTACTTTGAAAACATAGTTGAATTGAAAAATAAAAGAGTAACGGCTTTGAGTCAGTGTATAAAAGATATGGAGGAGACGAATAAAAGTAGATATTTTCCGGTTGTATTACCAGTTTTACCTTTTGAAGATGGCTTTTTTGATATTACGCTGTCTGCTCACTTGTTATTTATGTACGCTGATAATATAGATTATTATTTTCATATTCAAACGATAGATGAACTACTTAGAGTAACAAAAGAAGAAGTACGCATTTTCCCTATAACGGATATGAATGGTAAAAGATACGATCGGATAGATGAGATTAAAGAATGGATAGTAATGAGGGGATGGGAAGCAGTTGAAAGTAAGAGTTCTTATGAGTTTCATAAAAACGTTAATACAATGCTAAAAATCAGGAAGACAAGCGAATGATCATATGAATGTAATTGATGGAATTAATCAGATTTTATTACAGGTTTTTTTAATTTTATTTCCGATTTTACTTTATCATTTATACTGGGGCGAAAATGATTTACTAGAAGATAAAAGAAAATCTAGATTTGCATATGGGTTATTGTCGACGGTATCTATTGTATTGTGTATGATTTTCACTTTTCCAATCTCTAATGGATATTTATTGGATTTAAGGACTGTTCCTTTACTTATATCATTTTTGTATGGAGGGTACAGGTCAGGAATTTTTGTTACGGTTGTTTTTTTAGGCTATCGTTATTACCTGGGTGGTGGGGGATTTTTTGTACCATTGATTGTTTGTTCTTTTCTGGTTCCATGTTTAATCGCGATCACACCCCGTTATCAAAGCTGTTCTACACGCTATAGGGTGTTTCTTGCAGCAATTATAGCCCTTGGTACATCCATTCTAATTGCTACTGTAACGTATATGAAAATGGCTTGGTCAGACATACAAATTGATAAGGGATTTTCACTTTTTTTTGCTGGGTATACTACTATTCAGACATTTACCATGTGGGTTACCGTTTATTTAATAGAAGGGTTAAAAGAAAAAGCATTAATCCAACATCAATTGCGTCAGTCAGATAAATTAAATGTAATGAGTGAACTGGTTGCATCTGTCGCCCATGAAATCAGAAATCCTTTAACTGTTGTAAGAGGCTTCATGCAATTGTTTGATGAAAACAGGAAAATTCCAGAGGAAGTTAAGCCTTACATAGGGCTAGTAATAAAAGAAATAGACAGAACACAGGAAATTATTACAGACTTTTTATCCTTTGCTAAGCCCAAATTGGAGAAAGTAGAAAGATTTTCAGTTGCTGAGCAAATCCGATATGTAACCAGCTTAATGTCTTCTTATGCCACACTACAAAATGTTCACATGAAATTATTTATTGCTGATTGCCCTTATATAGAAACAGACCCTGATAAATTTAACCAAATCCTCATTAATATTATGAAAAACGGTATTGAAGCTATGCCGAGAGGAGGAGAGTTAGAAGTGAATCTAAGGGAAACGAATGGAATAGCAGAAATTTGTGTGAACGATCAAGGTGTTGGGATGACAGAAGAAGAAGTAAAACGTCTTGGTACCCTTTTTTACTCAACAAAAACAAAAGGAACGGGTATAGGATTACTGGTTAGTTATCGACTCATTGAAAAAATGAACGGTGAAGTTGAGGTTAGAAGCAGGAAGGGAAACGGTACACAGTTTATCATTAAGCTACCAATGGTAACAGAAAAATAGGAACCAACCTAACGAAGTGAAAGCCGATTTCCTTAACTTATAGGAAGTCGGCTTTCGCTTTGTTATGAAAATGAAAATAATTAAGGTTATTTATTTGCACGGAAGGTATCGGTAATCATACCGGCCTTTACATCTACGCGCGATAGCGAGAGATCGCGATTAAGGACATAGGCACGACTTCCATCGTGGCTAAAGATGATCGCTTGCCTAGGCTCTGTAAAGCCCTTAATAGTTTCAATCACGCGGTTATCGAGAGTATTAATTACATCAATACGATTGTCCAGCTTGCTACTAGCGAAAAGTAGTTTGCCATCAGGAGATAGGGCTGCACCATAGGGTTCTCGTCCTACTTTTATCTCATTAGTGATTTCACCTTTAGAGATATTCACTACAGAAATGCTGTCGCGACCACTGTTTGCAGCATATAAAGTACGACCATCGGCTGCTACGGAGATAGCACGAATCATAGAAAATCCGGTAATCTCACGCACAATACTTTTTGTTTCGGTATCGATAACTGATACTTTATCTCCCTTGAAATTCGTAACGAATACATAGCGTCCATCATGAGATATGACGATTCCCTGACGTGGTTGAGCGAATCCGGTAATAACCTCAGTCGGCTTACGTCTCTCAAGATCGACGATTGTCACCGAACTGTGTGCTTGATTGTTGACGTACAGCGTTTCCTTATCAGGGCTGATAGCAGTTCCGAATGCACCTGGACCGACCACGATTTCATCCTTTAAGGTCAGATTGTTCACATCATAGAAACGTAGAGTGCCTAGCGTGCTGTCTGAAACAACAAACTCAGAGCCATCATTAATGAACACGGTGTTTCTCGGCGTGATGAAGCCATCGATTTCTTTGCGTAAAGTGCCTTTGACGAGGTCAAAGACGCGGATTGATTTTTCACGGCTATCTGAGACAACTGCAAGCTTTTCATCAGGGCTTATAGCAAGGGAGTTGTTGGTAATATTGTCGTCAAAGCCTTTTTCTTCAACGGTTTTTTTAACGGTGGATGACGATGAAGTGACCGCCCAACCTACTGGAGCCCCTGGATTTGGATGAGTCAAGGTTTTGCCATGAATTTCAGGAAGAACATTGTTTAAAGCAAATGTGCCGTCTGTTTTTATATTGTAATATTTACTGCTGGAGTTAATATCAGGTGATGTATAACTAAACAGAACAGGCTTATTAAATTTTCCAACTCGTTCATTGGTTGTCAAATCGGTAACTTTAAAGGCGAAAGTTTTTAGTACTGTTTCGCCTTTAGGTGCTTTTGCCTGAAAATCCTCCAGATTCCCTTCTAACACTTGGAATTTTACTTCATTTGTAAATGTACCTTCCGGAATCTTGAGCTCCACATGCTCGTATGTAATTTTAGCAGCTTCCCCGGCATTGATCGTCTGCTCAGCAACTACCTTTGGAAATCCAAGCGTTTGAAAGTCTGGAACGGCAGCGGCGAAAGAAGTCGCGGCGAACAGTGACATGATTAGTGCCATCAAAAAACTTGCTGATGTAAATTTTTTCATACAGGCATTCTCCTCGCATAGTATTTTGCATTTATTTCACTTAAGATAACGAGTCGTTTGCCTGAACGGTTCGATTACGGGGAAAAAATGAGCAAAAGAATCAAAAGTGTTCTATGATGTTATTTTTTGCCCACTAAAATATAACTTAGCGGAAGTTTGTTCTCCTTTTCCAAATGTCCGAATATGCAGGAAATGTCGTGATCGTACTCATTGAATTCCTTGATATGAATACCGCTCTGCATTATAGAATTCAAGAGATTCGATAGTGTATGGCTAAAGCTATAATTAGGTTTTGATTTATAGGCGGTTCCGCCA contains:
- a CDS encoding beta-propeller fold lactonase family protein; the encoded protein is MKKFTSASFLMALIMSLFAATSFAAAVPDFQTLGFPKVVAEQTINAGEAAKITYEHVELKIPEGTFTNEVKFQVLEGNLEDFQAKAPKGETVLKTFAFKVTDLTTNERVGKFNKPVLFSYTSPDINSSSKYYNIKTDGTFALNNVLPEIHGKTLTHPNPGAPVGWAVTSSSSTVKKTVEEKGFDDNITNNSLAISPDEKLAVVSDSREKSIRVFDLVKGTLRKEIDGFITPRNTVFINDGSEFVVSDSTLGTLRFYDVNNLTLKDEIVVGPGAFGTAISPDKETLYVNNQAHSSVTIVDLERRKPTEVITGFAQPRQGIVISHDGRYVFVTNFKGDKVSVIDTETKSIVREITGFSMIRAISVAADGRTLYAANSGRDSISVVNISKGEITNEIKVGREPYGAALSPDGKLLFASSKLDNRIDVINTLDNRVIETIKGFTEPRQAIIFSHDGSRAYVLNRDLSLSRVDVKAGMITDTFRANK
- a CDS encoding ATP-binding protein produces the protein MNVIDGINQILLQVFLILFPILLYHLYWGENDLLEDKRKSRFAYGLLSTVSIVLCMIFTFPISNGYLLDLRTVPLLISFLYGGYRSGIFVTVVFLGYRYYLGGGGFFVPLIVCSFLVPCLIAITPRYQSCSTRYRVFLAAIIALGTSILIATVTYMKMAWSDIQIDKGFSLFFAGYTTIQTFTMWVTVYLIEGLKEKALIQHQLRQSDKLNVMSELVASVAHEIRNPLTVVRGFMQLFDENRKIPEEVKPYIGLVIKEIDRTQEIITDFLSFAKPKLEKVERFSVAEQIRYVTSLMSSYATLQNVHMKLFIADCPYIETDPDKFNQILINIMKNGIEAMPRGGELEVNLRETNGIAEICVNDQGVGMTEEEVKRLGTLFYSTKTKGTGIGLLVSYRLIEKMNGEVEVRSRKGNGTQFIIKLPMVTEK
- a CDS encoding class I SAM-dependent methyltransferase, encoding MAGQVYNTKKLELNRVVFLGRTWEEYLLIFDLKEEQLIGKSVLDCPGGACSFTAIANQRGIRSVAADLAYYHSVEALKEKGLQDIEYIIPKIEQVKDNYRWDYFENIVELKNKRVTALSQCIKDMEETNKSRYFPVVLPVLPFEDGFFDITLSAHLLFMYADNIDYYFHIQTIDELLRVTKEEVRIFPITDMNGKRYDRIDEIKEWIVMRGWEAVESKSSYEFHKNVNTMLKIRKTSE